A section of the Telopea speciosissima isolate NSW1024214 ecotype Mountain lineage chromosome 3, Tspe_v1, whole genome shotgun sequence genome encodes:
- the LOC122654580 gene encoding protein IQ-DOMAIN 31-like isoform X1: protein MGKSPGKWIKTLLFGKKASKSSLSKGREVLQTANENGSWVAAKASGVEAAVDPPLISHVTPGTTDGNGGNSTLEKGVPSNLQCDAEVLPGNQDPDSHRTAGPEAANDPERVRQEQAATKAQAAFRGYLARRAFRALKGIIRLQALIRGHLVRRQAVATLRCMKGIVRFQAVVRGRRVRISDTGLEVHSKCNEIKTLEAKHLEPIRVNIDRRTEKLLASAFNSKLLASISTAMPVRLQYGPGEPNSAWNWLERWTSTHFWGPLPQAKKSADAKPQARQRYHQSADSEPGRSKRSVRKVPAANVDNGSIHSTSESEKPKRGQRKVTSHPVESAQEHPQIELEKVKRTLRKVSTSTAEASDRVEAEIEKPKRVLRKVSSPAAADTSDQGMGNSSEKIRKDPIVEAPKIPDVEATQTPLTSGEPVENNTVTNHDEGDMPALERSVLGENIPAANGELNSKEDPTSNGNQKSSKRRASFPAKQEYPENGIQNTPTLPSYMAATASAKAKLRAQGSPRFSQDGVEKDGLTRRHSLPSSTNGKLNSLSPRTQRLVHGSGKGGVRDRSLLSSGDGNDKVVQAEWRR, encoded by the exons ATGGGTAAGTCCCCGGGGAAATGGATCAAGACCCTTCTATTTGGAAAGAAAGCATCAAAGTCTAGTTTGTCAAAAGGACGGGAGGTTTTG CAAACTGCAAATGAGAATGGGTCTTGGGTTGCTGCCAAGGCCTCAGGAGTTGAAGCAGCTGTGGATCCTCCATTGATTTCACATGTGACACCTGGTACAACTGACGGAAATGGGGGAAACTCGACATTGGAAAAGGGGGTGCCTTCCAATTTACAGTGTGATGCTGAGGTATTGCCCGGAAATCAGGATCCAGATTCCCACAGAACCGCAGGTCCTGAGGCAGCAAATGATCCAGAAAGAGTCAGGCAAGAACAAGCGGCCACAAAGGCACAGGCTGCTtttaggggttatttg GCTCGTCGGGCATTTCGAGCTTTAAAGGGCATCATAAGGCTGCAGGCACTTATCCGAGGGCACCTTGTGAGGAGGCAAGCTGTTGCTACTTTACGCTGTATGAAGGGGATTGTAAGGTTTCAGGCAGTAGTTCGTGGTCGAAGAGTCAGAATTTCTGATACTGGTCTTGAGGTGCACAGCAAATGCAATGAGATAAAAACTCTG GAGGCTAAGCACTTGGAACCAATTAGAGTGAATATAGATCGACGTACAGAGAAGCTGTTAGCAAGTGCTTTTAATAGTAAG CTTCTTGCTTCTATATCCACTGCAATGCCTGTTCGTCTTCAATATGGCCCGGGTGAACCTAATTCAGCTTGGAACTGGCTTGAGCGTTGGACTTCTACCCATTTTTGGGGACCACTTCCACAAGCAAAGAAGAGTGCTGATGCTAAACCTCAGGCAAGGCAGCGTTATCATCAAAGTGCAGACAGTGAACCAGGTCGATCAAAACGTAGTGTCAGGAAGGTCCCTGCTGCAAATGTTGACAATGGATCAATCCATTCTACTTCTGAATCTGAAAAACCCAAACGTGGCCAGAGGAAAGTTACAAGCCATCCTGTAGAGTCAGCGCAGGAACATCCCCAAATTGAGCTTGAAAAGGTTAAGCGCACTCTAAGAAAAGTTTCTACCTCCACAGCTGAGGCTTCTGATCGGGTGGAGGCTGAGATTGAGAAGCCAAAGCGTGTTCTCCGAAAAGTGTCAAGCCCTGCAGCTGCTGATACTTCAGACCAAGGCATGGGGAATTCTTCTGAGAAGATAAGGAAAGATCCAATAGTAGAGGCACCAAAGATACCTGATGTGGAAGCAACTCAAACACCATTGACCTCAGGTGAGCCAGTTGAGAATAATACTGTGACAAATCATGATGAAGGGGATATGCCAGCTTTGGAGAGAAGTGTGCTAGGTGAGAATATTCCTGCAGCAAATGGGGAATTAAACTCAAAGGAAGATCCCACTAGCAATGGAAACCAGAAAAGCAGCAAGAGGAGAGCTTCCTTTCCAGCAAAGCAGGAATATCCCGAGAATGGCATACAAAACACACCAACATTGCCAAGTTATATGGCAGCAACTGCATCTGCAAAGGCGAAGCTCAGAGCGCAGGGTTCCCCTAGGTTTAGTCAAGATGGGGTTGAGAAGGATGGTTTAACAAGGCGGCATTCTCTGCCTTCTTCTACCAATGGGAAATTGAACTCACTTTCACCACGGACACAGAGACTGGTTCATGGAAGTGGAAAAGGTGGAGTTAGAGACAGATCACTGTTGTCTTCGGGGGATGGTAATG ATAAAGTTGTGCAAGCAGAGTGGAGGAGGTGA
- the LOC122654580 gene encoding protein IQ-DOMAIN 31-like isoform X4, whose translation MGKSPGKWIKTLLFGKKASKSSLSKGREVLQTANENGSWVAAKASGVEAAVDPPLISHVTPGTTDGNGGNSTLEKGVPSNLQCDAEVLPGNQDPDSHRTAGPEAANDPERVRQEQAATKAQAAFRGYLEAKHLEPIRVNIDRRTEKLLASAFNSKLLASISTAMPVRLQYGPGEPNSAWNWLERWTSTHFWGPLPQAKKSADAKPQARQRYHQSADSEPGRSKRSVRKVPAANVDNGSIHSTSESEKPKRGQRKVTSHPVESAQEHPQIELEKVKRTLRKVSTSTAEASDRVEAEIEKPKRVLRKVSSPAAADTSDQGMGNSSEKIRKDPIVEAPKIPDVEATQTPLTSGEPVENNTVTNHDEGDMPALERSVLGENIPAANGELNSKEDPTSNGNQKSSKRRASFPAKQEYPENGIQNTPTLPSYMAATASAKAKLRAQGSPRFSQDGVEKDGLTRRHSLPSSTNGKLNSLSPRTQRLVHGSGKGGVRDRSLLSSGDGNDKVVQAEWRR comes from the exons ATGGGTAAGTCCCCGGGGAAATGGATCAAGACCCTTCTATTTGGAAAGAAAGCATCAAAGTCTAGTTTGTCAAAAGGACGGGAGGTTTTG CAAACTGCAAATGAGAATGGGTCTTGGGTTGCTGCCAAGGCCTCAGGAGTTGAAGCAGCTGTGGATCCTCCATTGATTTCACATGTGACACCTGGTACAACTGACGGAAATGGGGGAAACTCGACATTGGAAAAGGGGGTGCCTTCCAATTTACAGTGTGATGCTGAGGTATTGCCCGGAAATCAGGATCCAGATTCCCACAGAACCGCAGGTCCTGAGGCAGCAAATGATCCAGAAAGAGTCAGGCAAGAACAAGCGGCCACAAAGGCACAGGCTGCTtttaggggttatttg GAGGCTAAGCACTTGGAACCAATTAGAGTGAATATAGATCGACGTACAGAGAAGCTGTTAGCAAGTGCTTTTAATAGTAAG CTTCTTGCTTCTATATCCACTGCAATGCCTGTTCGTCTTCAATATGGCCCGGGTGAACCTAATTCAGCTTGGAACTGGCTTGAGCGTTGGACTTCTACCCATTTTTGGGGACCACTTCCACAAGCAAAGAAGAGTGCTGATGCTAAACCTCAGGCAAGGCAGCGTTATCATCAAAGTGCAGACAGTGAACCAGGTCGATCAAAACGTAGTGTCAGGAAGGTCCCTGCTGCAAATGTTGACAATGGATCAATCCATTCTACTTCTGAATCTGAAAAACCCAAACGTGGCCAGAGGAAAGTTACAAGCCATCCTGTAGAGTCAGCGCAGGAACATCCCCAAATTGAGCTTGAAAAGGTTAAGCGCACTCTAAGAAAAGTTTCTACCTCCACAGCTGAGGCTTCTGATCGGGTGGAGGCTGAGATTGAGAAGCCAAAGCGTGTTCTCCGAAAAGTGTCAAGCCCTGCAGCTGCTGATACTTCAGACCAAGGCATGGGGAATTCTTCTGAGAAGATAAGGAAAGATCCAATAGTAGAGGCACCAAAGATACCTGATGTGGAAGCAACTCAAACACCATTGACCTCAGGTGAGCCAGTTGAGAATAATACTGTGACAAATCATGATGAAGGGGATATGCCAGCTTTGGAGAGAAGTGTGCTAGGTGAGAATATTCCTGCAGCAAATGGGGAATTAAACTCAAAGGAAGATCCCACTAGCAATGGAAACCAGAAAAGCAGCAAGAGGAGAGCTTCCTTTCCAGCAAAGCAGGAATATCCCGAGAATGGCATACAAAACACACCAACATTGCCAAGTTATATGGCAGCAACTGCATCTGCAAAGGCGAAGCTCAGAGCGCAGGGTTCCCCTAGGTTTAGTCAAGATGGGGTTGAGAAGGATGGTTTAACAAGGCGGCATTCTCTGCCTTCTTCTACCAATGGGAAATTGAACTCACTTTCACCACGGACACAGAGACTGGTTCATGGAAGTGGAAAAGGTGGAGTTAGAGACAGATCACTGTTGTCTTCGGGGGATGGTAATG ATAAAGTTGTGCAAGCAGAGTGGAGGAGGTGA
- the LOC122654580 gene encoding protein IQ-DOMAIN 31-like isoform X3 — translation MGKSPGKWIKTLLFGKKASKSSLSKGREVLQTANENGSWVAAKASGVEAAVDPPLISHVTPGTTDGNGGNSTLEKGVPSNLQCDAEVLPGNQDPDSHRTAGPEAANDPERVRQEQAATKAQAAFRGYLARRAFRALKGIIRLQALIRGHLVRRQAVATLRCMKGIVRFQAVVRGRRVRISDTGLEEAKHLEPIRVNIDRRTEKLLASAFNSKLLASISTAMPVRLQYGPGEPNSAWNWLERWTSTHFWGPLPQAKKSADAKPQARQRYHQSADSEPGRSKRSVRKVPAANVDNGSIHSTSESEKPKRGQRKVTSHPVESAQEHPQIELEKVKRTLRKVSTSTAEASDRVEAEIEKPKRVLRKVSSPAAADTSDQGMGNSSEKIRKDPIVEAPKIPDVEATQTPLTSGEPVENNTVTNHDEGDMPALERSVLGENIPAANGELNSKEDPTSNGNQKSSKRRASFPAKQEYPENGIQNTPTLPSYMAATASAKAKLRAQGSPRFSQDGVEKDGLTRRHSLPSSTNGKLNSLSPRTQRLVHGSGKGGVRDRSLLSSGDGNDKVVQAEWRR, via the exons ATGGGTAAGTCCCCGGGGAAATGGATCAAGACCCTTCTATTTGGAAAGAAAGCATCAAAGTCTAGTTTGTCAAAAGGACGGGAGGTTTTG CAAACTGCAAATGAGAATGGGTCTTGGGTTGCTGCCAAGGCCTCAGGAGTTGAAGCAGCTGTGGATCCTCCATTGATTTCACATGTGACACCTGGTACAACTGACGGAAATGGGGGAAACTCGACATTGGAAAAGGGGGTGCCTTCCAATTTACAGTGTGATGCTGAGGTATTGCCCGGAAATCAGGATCCAGATTCCCACAGAACCGCAGGTCCTGAGGCAGCAAATGATCCAGAAAGAGTCAGGCAAGAACAAGCGGCCACAAAGGCACAGGCTGCTtttaggggttatttg GCTCGTCGGGCATTTCGAGCTTTAAAGGGCATCATAAGGCTGCAGGCACTTATCCGAGGGCACCTTGTGAGGAGGCAAGCTGTTGCTACTTTACGCTGTATGAAGGGGATTGTAAGGTTTCAGGCAGTAGTTCGTGGTCGAAGAGTCAGAATTTCTGATACTGGTCTTGAG GAGGCTAAGCACTTGGAACCAATTAGAGTGAATATAGATCGACGTACAGAGAAGCTGTTAGCAAGTGCTTTTAATAGTAAG CTTCTTGCTTCTATATCCACTGCAATGCCTGTTCGTCTTCAATATGGCCCGGGTGAACCTAATTCAGCTTGGAACTGGCTTGAGCGTTGGACTTCTACCCATTTTTGGGGACCACTTCCACAAGCAAAGAAGAGTGCTGATGCTAAACCTCAGGCAAGGCAGCGTTATCATCAAAGTGCAGACAGTGAACCAGGTCGATCAAAACGTAGTGTCAGGAAGGTCCCTGCTGCAAATGTTGACAATGGATCAATCCATTCTACTTCTGAATCTGAAAAACCCAAACGTGGCCAGAGGAAAGTTACAAGCCATCCTGTAGAGTCAGCGCAGGAACATCCCCAAATTGAGCTTGAAAAGGTTAAGCGCACTCTAAGAAAAGTTTCTACCTCCACAGCTGAGGCTTCTGATCGGGTGGAGGCTGAGATTGAGAAGCCAAAGCGTGTTCTCCGAAAAGTGTCAAGCCCTGCAGCTGCTGATACTTCAGACCAAGGCATGGGGAATTCTTCTGAGAAGATAAGGAAAGATCCAATAGTAGAGGCACCAAAGATACCTGATGTGGAAGCAACTCAAACACCATTGACCTCAGGTGAGCCAGTTGAGAATAATACTGTGACAAATCATGATGAAGGGGATATGCCAGCTTTGGAGAGAAGTGTGCTAGGTGAGAATATTCCTGCAGCAAATGGGGAATTAAACTCAAAGGAAGATCCCACTAGCAATGGAAACCAGAAAAGCAGCAAGAGGAGAGCTTCCTTTCCAGCAAAGCAGGAATATCCCGAGAATGGCATACAAAACACACCAACATTGCCAAGTTATATGGCAGCAACTGCATCTGCAAAGGCGAAGCTCAGAGCGCAGGGTTCCCCTAGGTTTAGTCAAGATGGGGTTGAGAAGGATGGTTTAACAAGGCGGCATTCTCTGCCTTCTTCTACCAATGGGAAATTGAACTCACTTTCACCACGGACACAGAGACTGGTTCATGGAAGTGGAAAAGGTGGAGTTAGAGACAGATCACTGTTGTCTTCGGGGGATGGTAATG ATAAAGTTGTGCAAGCAGAGTGGAGGAGGTGA
- the LOC122654240 gene encoding ABC transporter A family member 2-like, whose protein sequence is MVDLQKGFPLLIQQYKALLKKNFILAWRHRRSTLIQLFSSLFFIFLLFSINLISKSSSKINYDDPEPLISPPIPPCEDKFFIMTPCYDFVWSGNGSARIRSVVSNIMANNPGRPISPNRVKSFRTPEEVDDWLFRDPMRSPGALHFLERSPAVISYGIQTNSTPVTKRGRYEDPTFKFQVPLQIAAEREIARSLIGDPKFSWDVGLKAFVHPSGEKFSTMETIGPTFFLAIAMFGFVFQMSSLVTEKELKLRLAMNIMGVYECAYWFSWLTWEALITFLSALFTVLFGMMFRLDFFLHNSFAVVFLLFFLFQLNMVSFSFLLSAFISKSSSSTIVGFCIFIIGFVTQLVTAFGFPYSSVHPKKYRILWSLFPPNLLAQALSLLSTATETPEDDGISWSARAKCPPSSPDCVLNIDGVYRWLLSTFILWFFLAIYFDNIIPNSAGVRKSLFYFLKPGYWTGKGGDKVEESGICSCTGSTPPVEPFTPDDQDVLEEENIVKKQFNEGTVDPNVAVQLRGLEKTYPGTTNIGCCKCKKTPPYHAVKGLWMNLAKNQLFCLLGPNGAGKTTTISCLTGIAPVTGGDALIYGHSIRSAVGMSTIRKMIGLCPQFDILWDSLTAEEHLHLFAGIKGLPPDSINSVVQDLLEHVKLAQAAKRRAGSYSGGMKRRVSVAIALIGDPKLVILDEPTTGMDPITRRHVWDIIEDAKKGRAIVLTTHSMEEADILSDRIAIMAKGWLRCIGTSIRLKSRFGTGFIANVSFRGSTPGHNVNGDAVDMIEPHHKAVKNFFKEHLNVVPKEENQAFLTFVIPHEKEEMLADFFAELQDRESEFGISDIQLGLTTLEEVFLNIAKEAELESAIAEGALVTLTLTSGLLIEIPKGSRFVGIPGTESAENPRGLMVEVYWAQDDSGNLCISGHSPETPIPPNVQPMLVHSTTPSDSTSGRIEPILGYIIDHNQIDRPILYGKI, encoded by the exons ATGGTGGATTTGCAGAAGGGTTTTCCTCTTCTAATTCAGCAATACAAAGCCCTGCTAAAGAAGAATTTCATCCTGGCATGGAGACACAGGAGATCTACGTTGATACaactcttctcttccctcttcttcatctttcttctcttcagcATTAATCTAATTTCTAAATCTAGTTCCAAGATCAACTACGATGATCCGGAACCCCTCATCTCTCCCCCAATCCCTCCCTGCGAGGATAAGTTCTTCATTATGACTCCCTGCTACGATTTCGTTTGGAGTGGCAACGGAAGCGCCAGGATACGATCAGTTGTGTCCAATATCATGGCTAATAACCCAGGAAGGCCTATTTCTCCCAATAGG GTCAAATCGTTTAGAACACCCGAGGAAGTAGATGACTGGCTTTTCAGGGATCCTATGCGTAGTCCTGGAGCTCTGCATTTCCTTGAAAGAAGTCCTGCTGTAATCAGCTATGGTATTCAGACTAACTCTACCCCTGTAACCAAGCGAGGCCGATATGAGGACCCTACTTTTAAATTTCAAGTACCACTCCAAATCGCTGCAGAACGCGAAATTGCTAGGTCTTTGATTGGAG ATCCAAAATTTAGCTGGGACGTCGGGCTCAAGGCATTTGTACATCCTTCCGGAGAGAAATTTTCTACTATGGAGACTATTGGACCAACATTTTTCCTTGCCATTGCAATGTTTGGTTTTGTCTTTCAAATGAGTTCTTTGGTCACAGAGAAAGAACTCAAACTTCGCCTG GCAATGAATATAATGGGTGTCTATGAATGTGCATATTGGTTTTCGTGGCTCACTTGGGAAGCCTTGATTACATTTCTCTCAGCACTTTTCACTGTTCTATTTGGAATGATGTTCCGGTTGGACTTTTTCCTGCACAATAGTTTTGCAGTTGTGTTCCTCTTGTTCTTTTTATTCCAAttaaatatg gtttctttttccttcttgctGTCGGCTTTCATTAgcaaatcatcatcatccacgATTGTGGGTTTCTGCATATTTATCATTGGCTTCGTGACTCAG CTCGTTACAGCATTTGGATTTCCCTACAGTAGTGTCCATCCTAAAAAATATAGGATCCTTTGGTCTTTATTCCCTCCTAATCTCCTCGCCCAAGCACTTTCTCTGCTTTCAACAGCTACAGAAACTCCTGAAGATGATGGGATCAGCTGGAGTGCACGGGCAAAGTGTCCACCATCATCGCCAGATTGTGTGTTGAATATT GATGGTGTATATAGATGGCTTTTGTCAACATTCATTCTGTGGTTTTTTTTGGCTATCTACTTCGACAATATAATCCCAAATTCAGCAGGTGTGAGGAAATCATTATTTTACTTTCTGAAGCCTGGGTACTGGACAGGAAAAGGTGGAGACAAGGTTGAAG AGAGTGGCATTTGTAGTTGCACTGGTTCAACTCCACCAGTGGAACCTTTTACTCCAGATGATCAAGACGTTCTTGAAGAGGAAAATATTGTAAAGAAACAATTCAATGAAGGTACAGTTGATCCCAATGTTGCAGTTCAGTTACGTGGTCTTGAAAAGACATATCCTGGGACAACAAATATTGGTTGCTGTAAATGCAAAAAGACTCCACCTTACCATGCTGTCAAG GGTCTGTGGATGAACCTTGCAAAGAATCAACTATTTTGTCTTCTTGGACCTAATGGTGCTGGAAAAACTACTACAATTAGTTGTTTAACAGGCATTGCACCAGTGACAGGCGGAGATG CACTGATTTATGGACATTCTATTCGAAGTGCTGTTGGTATGTCAACTATCCGAAAAATGATAGGACTTTGTCCTCAG TTTGACATTCTTTGGGATTCCTTAACTGCTGAAGAGCACCTCCATCTCTTTGCTGGCATCAAAGGCCTACCCCCTGATTCAATCAACTCG GTTGTTCAGGATTTACTAGAACACGTGAAACTTGCTCAAGCGGCCAAAAGGAGAGCTGGGAGTTATAGTGGAGGAATGAAGCGCCGGGTTAGTGTTGCAATAGCCCTCATTGGTGATCCAAAATTGGTTATCTTAGACGAGCCG ACGACTGGCATGGATCCAATCACCAGGAGGCATGTATGGGATATCATAGAGGATGCAAAGAAAGGGCGGGCCATTGTCCTAACAACTCACTCAATGGAAGAAGCTGACATTTTAAGTGACCGCATAGCAATCATGGCAAAAGGATGGCTTCGTTGCATAGGTACCTCAATCAGATTGAAGTCGCGGTTTGGAACAGGTTTTATTGCTAATGTGAGCTTCCGTGGGAGTACTCCTGGGCATAATGTTAATGGGGATGCAGTTGATATGATCGAACCTCATCATAAGGCTGTGAAGAATTTTTTCAAAGAA CATTTGAATGTGGTGCCCAAAGAGGAGAACCAGGCCTTCCTGACTTTTGTTATTCCTCATGAAAAAGAGGAAATGTTGGCA GATTTCTTTGCAGAGCTTCAAGATAGAGAAAGCGAATTTGGCATATCAGACATTCAACTTGGCCTTACAACTCTAGAAGAAGTGTTTCTGAATATTGCAAAGGAGGCAGAACTAGAAAGTGCTATTGCTGAAGGGGCCTTGGTAACTCTGACATTAACTTCTGGACTCTTAATTGAG ATACCCAAAGGAAGCAGATTTGTTGGGATCCCTGGAACAGAATCTGCAGAGAATCCTAGAGGTTTGATGGTTGAAGTATACTGGGCTCAAGATGATTCAGGCAACCTATGCATTTCTGGTCACTCACCTGAAACTCCAATACCACCAAATGTTCAACCTATGTTGGTCCATTCTACAACCCCTTCCGATTCAACTTCTGGCAGAATTGAACCCATACTTGGATATATTATTGATCATAATCAAATTGATCGGCCAATTCTATATGGAAAGATCTGA
- the LOC122654580 gene encoding protein IQ-DOMAIN 31-like isoform X2, with translation MGKSPGKWIKTLLFGKKASKSSLSKGREVLQTANENGSWVAAKASGVEAAVDPPLISHVTPGTTDGNGGNSTLEKGVPSNLQCDAEVLPGNQDPDSHRTAGPEAANDPERVRQEQAATKAQAAFRGYLARRAFRALKGIIRLQALIRGHLVRRQAVATLRCMKGIVRFQAVVRGRRVRISDTGLEVHSKCNEAKHLEPIRVNIDRRTEKLLASAFNSKLLASISTAMPVRLQYGPGEPNSAWNWLERWTSTHFWGPLPQAKKSADAKPQARQRYHQSADSEPGRSKRSVRKVPAANVDNGSIHSTSESEKPKRGQRKVTSHPVESAQEHPQIELEKVKRTLRKVSTSTAEASDRVEAEIEKPKRVLRKVSSPAAADTSDQGMGNSSEKIRKDPIVEAPKIPDVEATQTPLTSGEPVENNTVTNHDEGDMPALERSVLGENIPAANGELNSKEDPTSNGNQKSSKRRASFPAKQEYPENGIQNTPTLPSYMAATASAKAKLRAQGSPRFSQDGVEKDGLTRRHSLPSSTNGKLNSLSPRTQRLVHGSGKGGVRDRSLLSSGDGNDKVVQAEWRR, from the exons ATGGGTAAGTCCCCGGGGAAATGGATCAAGACCCTTCTATTTGGAAAGAAAGCATCAAAGTCTAGTTTGTCAAAAGGACGGGAGGTTTTG CAAACTGCAAATGAGAATGGGTCTTGGGTTGCTGCCAAGGCCTCAGGAGTTGAAGCAGCTGTGGATCCTCCATTGATTTCACATGTGACACCTGGTACAACTGACGGAAATGGGGGAAACTCGACATTGGAAAAGGGGGTGCCTTCCAATTTACAGTGTGATGCTGAGGTATTGCCCGGAAATCAGGATCCAGATTCCCACAGAACCGCAGGTCCTGAGGCAGCAAATGATCCAGAAAGAGTCAGGCAAGAACAAGCGGCCACAAAGGCACAGGCTGCTtttaggggttatttg GCTCGTCGGGCATTTCGAGCTTTAAAGGGCATCATAAGGCTGCAGGCACTTATCCGAGGGCACCTTGTGAGGAGGCAAGCTGTTGCTACTTTACGCTGTATGAAGGGGATTGTAAGGTTTCAGGCAGTAGTTCGTGGTCGAAGAGTCAGAATTTCTGATACTGGTCTTGAGGTGCACAGCAAATGCAATGAG GCTAAGCACTTGGAACCAATTAGAGTGAATATAGATCGACGTACAGAGAAGCTGTTAGCAAGTGCTTTTAATAGTAAG CTTCTTGCTTCTATATCCACTGCAATGCCTGTTCGTCTTCAATATGGCCCGGGTGAACCTAATTCAGCTTGGAACTGGCTTGAGCGTTGGACTTCTACCCATTTTTGGGGACCACTTCCACAAGCAAAGAAGAGTGCTGATGCTAAACCTCAGGCAAGGCAGCGTTATCATCAAAGTGCAGACAGTGAACCAGGTCGATCAAAACGTAGTGTCAGGAAGGTCCCTGCTGCAAATGTTGACAATGGATCAATCCATTCTACTTCTGAATCTGAAAAACCCAAACGTGGCCAGAGGAAAGTTACAAGCCATCCTGTAGAGTCAGCGCAGGAACATCCCCAAATTGAGCTTGAAAAGGTTAAGCGCACTCTAAGAAAAGTTTCTACCTCCACAGCTGAGGCTTCTGATCGGGTGGAGGCTGAGATTGAGAAGCCAAAGCGTGTTCTCCGAAAAGTGTCAAGCCCTGCAGCTGCTGATACTTCAGACCAAGGCATGGGGAATTCTTCTGAGAAGATAAGGAAAGATCCAATAGTAGAGGCACCAAAGATACCTGATGTGGAAGCAACTCAAACACCATTGACCTCAGGTGAGCCAGTTGAGAATAATACTGTGACAAATCATGATGAAGGGGATATGCCAGCTTTGGAGAGAAGTGTGCTAGGTGAGAATATTCCTGCAGCAAATGGGGAATTAAACTCAAAGGAAGATCCCACTAGCAATGGAAACCAGAAAAGCAGCAAGAGGAGAGCTTCCTTTCCAGCAAAGCAGGAATATCCCGAGAATGGCATACAAAACACACCAACATTGCCAAGTTATATGGCAGCAACTGCATCTGCAAAGGCGAAGCTCAGAGCGCAGGGTTCCCCTAGGTTTAGTCAAGATGGGGTTGAGAAGGATGGTTTAACAAGGCGGCATTCTCTGCCTTCTTCTACCAATGGGAAATTGAACTCACTTTCACCACGGACACAGAGACTGGTTCATGGAAGTGGAAAAGGTGGAGTTAGAGACAGATCACTGTTGTCTTCGGGGGATGGTAATG ATAAAGTTGTGCAAGCAGAGTGGAGGAGGTGA